The genomic region GTTAACCCAAAGGTTAGATCCAGTGGGCTCTGAACTATCTTCTCCTTCCcctcatcaatcttaacataaaaccactcattcttctagtcggttggccatttggtgcgatagctgatcactagagtcttcatgtctttgcggtaagcaaagttgtagcagccgaaattcTCGTGCAACCCATCTTCTTTAGCCTGCGTCTGATAGTGAAGCTCATGCAcccggcagaaagcttcggcaagcgggttcactccttggcttcggagggcccagataaagacattgagcctaacgatggcgttaggagtcagctgatgaagataaatttcgaaatctttcaaaacatccccaatcatttcatgcaaaggaaatctcaatcctgctttgaagaaacttctgtaaactaccacctcatcatttccTGGCTTGGGAGTAGTTTCTTCcccgccaaaacgaatcagcttcttctcggtttccccgaagtagcctagctttatcatcatgggcatatcagcttcggagatagtcgactttccaaagtccaagtggttgggtttggatggcataatggtgttataatctatctcttcttcaccagcATCACCATCTTCAATATCAGCCtgagcttcggcagcaggtgcaccttcgtcaggggCACCCTCCGTCACAACCAGTCCCGACTGCCTCATCACTTCGGAGATTAGGGCAGTCTCAGCAGCTTCTGCCTCCTCTCCGTCGCGCGTAACTCTAGCTattgagcgcactctggccatttgatactGAATTTCTTGCGGTTTTGACAAAGTTGATGACTTTTTGCAATTctgccgaagctccctcttatgacgaagctaaaaCAAGACGATGCTCTGATTGAGAGTACGatgaataagcttcggctatggtcaaatttttcgacagcacaacagtgcaatagtaataaatgttgtggtaacttcacaactacccgtctgtttatatagtgctgcaggtgggaaggtaaatcgtcaagccgctcgcacacgctgaacagtcgcccgcacccactgaacggtggaccacagtGCGCAAGAAGCTGGATCACTAGATCGCGCGTACCTAGGGGTGGATATCGAACTGACTCGActcggctcgactcgactcgagctggctcgttaagataacgagctggctcggctcgactcgataTGTTAACGAGCTAAAGAtccagctcggctcgactcgtttgcCAACtcaagctggctcgtttagcttgcGAGGCAGCTCGATAATACCATGTCTAGTGTCTACGAACGGATATAAAAACATGTAGCAAAAGAAAAGAAGGAGATCTATTTAGAAAAAAATAATAGAGTTTGTAACTTAAGATTCCACACTCAACAAAGAACAAGATTAACTATAGTAGAGTACAAGATTAATTATTTTAGATCGGAGATTATTGTGATTTGACTAATTACTCCAACTCGTTTGGCTCGCGAGTCagctcgcgagccagctcgagctgtcTCGTTATCGTAACGAGTTGAAATACAAGCTCAACTCGTTACAAATTATAAACgagtcgagtcgagtcgagccacTATCGAGTCGAGTCGAGCGAGTTAACGAGCTACGAGTTTTTCGTCCAGCCCTACGCGTACCCGTTGTATGGTGGGACCATCtcgcactcggaatatttaatcgtttctcgacaacgagctcagagaaggtgtttttcggaccttcggcgttccgaagcctaagagaatttttcacgggtcgagctcgttacgaaaaacgatctggcaccgtgaaggggctactgttgggggtatgcttcgtcgtcgaaggtcctgtaggaagaaacaccttcgggagatcaacacagaagcgaagccgaagctaccatccggaGAGCTTCAGCATAGTGACACGTCTTGAGACGAATGGTGGCACCGacataaagatgaaaagaccgattggcccatgataatctatcatgattgtaatcagttataaaggacatgaatgtaaatctaCACAggttgcgtcatgtgcctataaatagatgaacagtatcctgTACTGTACACGCTGACTGATATTCACTCGCATGTCACCCgaattttcaccttctgtcaagccgaaggtataaatgtaatttgatattattcatatttgttcatgttaatataataaaaaatatcttaataatgtcatatgattattcatgttattttccatgtttcatatgcttctacttgcattattataatactgagatgatgaaggtacgttctttataaccttcgtctgaagatcattatatcctaagtaaaataatgcttcgaaggaagaAGGTACTTAActattaatactttgtgttgccttgttcttatctcataacagttgagaacaagtccccaactttCTTTAATTGAAATGGACACTAACAATCAAAGTATAGTAGGTTGTGTTTGAGCTCCATCGGTACCATACACTGCGTCTGATCAGTTCCAACACTTACAAACTATGTATTCTCTCCGTCCTAAATTAGAATTCATTTTATTATTTTTGCCACGTTTGACCGGTTCGTTCTATtcatttttttcaaaaaaaatcaaAGCCATATTTAAAATATATTATGTGCTAAACAGTATTACAACAAAAATTAATAGTAGTTATGTTTTTTCGAATAAGACGAGGTGATCAAACTTAAGATACAAAagtcaaataaattataaattagaatgaagggagtactatataaacaggttGTTGGAGCAAAGAAAGGAAGCAAAAGCGGCCAAGGGATGACAttcatttatatatatatatatttcaatACTCTGTTTTGAGGCGATGTTAGTTCATGAGCATGTAGACCTGAGATCTATCTTACAATCAGGAAAGATAGAAATCAGATCATTAGAACAAATTGGAAAGAAAATGTATTGTTTTGGTAGATGGAGAAGAGAGGAATGAATCAATTGACGCGATGCACGACGCTTGAGGAGGCGGCAGCATTGTTATTAACTTCTCCGCCTCTGCTGTTGTGGAGATGATGGGTGTTGCACTTGTCCTTCCTGAACCTGATCTTGCCGTCGCCGTGGTCAATCTCCCAGATGTACTCCTGCATGAACACGTTGCCCAATATCCCGGGCCCTCCCCGTAGCAGCTTCCTGAAGGCCAGGCACGCCACCCCTGGCTCCACCTCCGGCATCACCACGCTCTTGGCTTCCGGCTCCAGCCTCGCGCCGCCTGCCATTTCCACCGTGAAGCTGGGTATCGTCACGTTGTGCGCCGGGTCCACGCCGTCGCCGGTGAAGGTCCACTTGTAGCAGTACTCGAAGCCCTCCAGCTCGTACACCCGCGGCAGGTGCGACAGGTGCCTGTCCAGCGCCGCCGTCACCGGCGCGTACGCCTCCGGCACCAGCGACGTCACCGACGTGCTCGTGTCTAGGATGACACCGCCGCCCACAAACCTCTCGGCGTCCCACACCTCGTCCGGGATGTCCAGCCGCTCCCCGCCCACCAAGACGCCCGTCACCTGGGCCCCGTATGCAGGCTTCACGTCCACGTTGTACAGGATGTCCGTCTCCATGGTGCCCGGACCCATCACCGCCGGGTTGGGCCCGAAGGTGAGGTAGCTGGAGGCGTCGCGGGAGCTGTTGGCGCTGAGCAGGCAGAAGGAGAAGCGCTGCCCGAAGCGCTTGGCGGCGTGCACGGCGAAGGACATGTCGCCGTTCCCCAGCGACAGCACGCCGTCGTGGGCGTCCACGCTGCCGCCGGCCTCCAGGACGGAGCAGCCCAGGATGAGACCGGGGAGCTTGGCCATCCGCCCGTCCGACACCGTCACCGTCGCCTTCTCCTTGCCATAGATGCCGATCGTCACCGTGCCGTCCTGCGTCTTCTGGAAGTAGCTGCACGACTCTGCCTTGCTGGGGCTCTGGCACGTGTTGTAGGGCAGCACCGCGCACTCCTTCTGCGAGCACCGGATCCTGCGCCACGACGACGACTTGGCCGGCCGGTACCAGTTCTTGCTCGCCTCCTTCGCGCCTTCCCCGCCCATCGACATCGTCTGCCCCGTCGACTGTCGCCCATAGTGCTTGCCCTTGCGGCGCCGCAGACGACAGTTGATCCACGTCAGGTCGGTGGCGGTGTCCAAAACCAGGTTGTACGGCAGCGCCGGCGTGCCGATGCGCACCGACACCAGGTACATGCCCACGTGTGCGATGTTCAGCGCGCTCCGCATCGGCAGCTCGAACATGGACGTGGCGGACATCACCTCCGGCAGCTTGGACGACTCCTTCGCCCGCCGCCTCCTGCTGCTGCCGTTCCGGTCGCTGCCCATCATCGTGATCATCTGCTCGTGCCGGAACAGATCCTTGGCCTGCATGGCGCGGAAATAGTCGCGCCGCTCATCCGCGTCCTCCGGCGGAGCAGGCGGCGGGGACACACTGAAATGCATGCAGCTGCCGTCCTCCATGACGTCGTCGTCGTCCATCTCGGTCAAGGCAACCAGCTGCAGGCAGAGGAGGccatggaggaggaggaggaggaggatggaGACCACCGAGCGGCCCGGCATGATCGATCGATCTCGCGCTCTATCGATAATTGGATCGCTTGCTCCTAATTGTAATATAAACTAGAGATCGCTAGCCGCTAGGATTGGATCATGGTTTGTAGCTAGCTGATTCAGGTGCCATTGCTACTTCCATGCATGGTTGATAGGCTATAGCTCTTCATTCTCCGATCCGGCTTCGCGTCATCAAGACAGGCCTATGGCTACGTGAGGACGCCATTGTTTTGGCTCTCCGCATTCCTTAGCTTCCCTGCTTAGTTTTGTGGTCAGCAGCACTTTTCGAGGGACTACCTGCCCTATAATAAGCAGTGAGTTTAGCAATATCAAGGAATAATCTAATTGCTGGAAAAATCGTTAGCCTACTGAATTACGCAGCAACAAAAATAAAATGGGGGTAATTCTTAATAACAATTTCGAAAAAAAAAACTTATGATAAAGTAAAATGGTCGTCTTTGTAAGCGCTTAAGGGAACTCATACCCTTTAAATGCACGTAAAGTGTTCTCTAAGACTTGGACAATATAAGATAGGTCCATGATATATATGGGCCTAGCCGGGAACTCGCATGTCAGTCTTAGGTCTTGTTCGTTTTCGTCGGATTGCATACGGAATCGTTCcacctaatcaaagtttatataaattagagaagcaatccggttaggaatcgttccgacccatcaatccggtagaaacgaacaaggccttaagatTCTCCACCTCGGAGGTTAGGCCGGGTATGTGCTGCCATGGGAAACAACAATGATGCAACTCCCCGTGAAGCAGACAAGTGATCCCGCTCGGAACCTAGCTCAAAGTGTCAGGCGGATGTATTGCCTCGTGTATAGGATAGACGATCATGATTTCATCGAGTGTTGGGCAGTAAAAGACTTGCTCGAGTAGCACTACAGTAAACTGATAAACATCCGACGGccgccttatctccgacggcggcctacgaggccgtcggagattagtttatgtccgacggccacaaAGGGCGCTCGGAAATAGtacttatctccgacggcctcgaaggcagccgtcggagataaggttatgtccgacggctggcaGCGTAGCCGTCGGAGGTAAGATTTTTTAATCCCGCAGGAAACCGGCGCGCGGTTCATTTCCACGcgcgcgcttctcttctcttctctgtcTCTGcccacgcgccgccgccgtcaactgcgccgccgcgccgccggccgccccgCCTCCCACTGCCCCGCCGCCCCGCCTCCCAAAGCCCCGCCGCCGTCGCAGCCCCGCCTCCCAAAGCCCCGCCCACACGCCTCCCCGCCCAGCCGctgtcgccgccggccgccggtcgccgccccgctcgccccgtcgctcACGTCAACAGGGGTGCCCGTCGCTGCCGGCTACATCTCCGCCCGCCATATTGTCAAAGTAAGTATTTTTAgatttattttgtatatattaatattgttttGTAGTTTCTAATGTTGTTATTAAATAATTAGTATGTTAAATAATGTTTATCTTattatatccgatggcctaaattTGATTATTTGGCGAAATTTGATTATATGGCCTAAATTTGATTACGTAATTAAATTAccttgttttagtttatttagtggtgctttagataatttaaattttaaatttccgagggtaattattatgccctcggaaataaggtcattttatatgatttgtcatTCATAACAATGTTATTTCGTATGTAATATTGTATTGTGGTTTATTAGTTTAATTATTTAATAATACACGATGATTCTAGTTAATCATAGTGTATCGTAGTGTGAACAAACGAaacctaggcgtcacccgtttcggcccaacacaccttacaagcgacgcatgtgaggtatgttgggccgaaattgtccctttattggacagcctcggggtgaccgacagagttcgtgtttatgacaaaagcatgtgctcctgcttagtttcagaagcataacccctctgttctccaattgcaccatttttaggtgtgcgattggagaacagcggggttatgctgccgaaatttcgcacgaccacatgtcttgtcataaacacggcctcgtcggtcactcctgggtgggtttaggacctatcctttcctacagATGTAGGGGCGTGATTTCTTCATAAAAACGGATGGTCCGTGCATTACttatctaattaagttaacgtctcgtatctagtatggaggagaatcgtcgatggatgtatgaaggttggaagaaaagaggtgttctatcaagtgagtgggtggccaagactgacgcttttctcgaccatgcttttgctcggtcagagactggaaccgatgttaggtgcccttgtagcaagtgtcggaacattaatttccttgacaggaggactatgtcgatacatatttgcaagaacggttatatgccaggctatgaggtgtgggtgcaccacggtgaggacccacctcctcgtattgtatcggaagttcagtcacatgaagaggaggactacgataggatggaagagatgcttgacgatgtacgccatgagtttctaactgtcgattcggagaaccccggtcaacccaccgagtttgaggatccagctacacctgaggttcagaagttcttcgagctccttaaagctgccgaagagccattgcatgagcacacaaaagtgaccgtccttgtatttgtgactcgacttatggctattaagtctaagtttgcattctcaaacaactgttacaaggaacttttgaacttgatcagtgatgtacttccggagaatcacaagatgccaaaggacatgtatcagtctaaaaagctgttatctggcctgggtatggactacgaaaaaatcgatgtctgtgaaaataattgtatgcttttctggaaggagaccgcaggtgagaagaagtgtaatgtatgtggtgagcgtagattcgttgaggttgaaaacgacgatggtatgaccgtgactacgaagattgcacgtaagcagcttcgttacatgcctctcatatctcggttgaaacgtttgttcatctccaagaatacagccagacacatgaggtggcacaaagaaggggtacgtgagaatccaaatgtcatggtgcacccagctgatacagatgcatggaaggcactagatgcttttgattctagctttgctgatgaagtgcggaatgtccgcttcggtttggcaacagatggtttctcgccaTTCAATGTAACTGATGAAGTGCGGAATGAAGTGCAGAATGTCCGCTTCGGTTTcggcatggttcactcttgtaggttgggtatttttgattctacgattgattccagagagctgagacgccgtggacgacaatccacatcgtcgtcttcacagtcgtctCGTTCACGATCAGCGgcccatgagatagagcttgcggtgttgcgtcaacaggcagagtaccatcaatcagtcttgagggatcaattggagtaccagaggcaacaatctgaataccagagacaacaagccgagtaccagaagaagagggacgagtattatgcaagcctccaggcccaaaatcaagctcttctctcggtaagttgaagtaacattttgtagcttattttgcaaaacacttgatgtgtatcttgtttgctcaacaatgacttgtatataatttgtagcaactagcccaacaagcgggcgtcccgatgccgacatatgggatgccgcctccggactttgcactgccaa from Zea mays cultivar B73 chromosome 6, Zm-B73-REFERENCE-NAM-5.0, whole genome shotgun sequence harbors:
- the LOC100282776 gene encoding pepsin A precursor is translated as MPGRSVVSILLLLLLHGLLCLQLVALTEMDDDDVMEDGSCMHFSVSPPPAPPEDADERRDYFRAMQAKDLFRHEQMITMMGSDRNGSSRRRRAKESSKLPEVMSATSMFELPMRSALNIAHVGMYLVSVRIGTPALPYNLVLDTATDLTWINCRLRRRKGKHYGRQSTGQTMSMGGEGAKEASKNWYRPAKSSSWRRIRCSQKECAVLPYNTCQSPSKAESCSYFQKTQDGTVTIGIYGKEKATVTVSDGRMAKLPGLILGCSVLEAGGSVDAHDGVLSLGNGDMSFAVHAAKRFGQRFSFCLLSANSSRDASSYLTFGPNPAVMGPGTMETDILYNVDVKPAYGAQVTGVLVGGERLDIPDEVWDAERFVGGGVILDTSTSVTSLVPEAYAPVTAALDRHLSHLPRVYELEGFEYCYKWTFTGDGVDPAHNVTIPSFTVEMAGGARLEPEAKSVVMPEVEPGVACLAFRKLLRGGPGILGNVFMQEYIWEIDHGDGKIRFRKDKCNTHHLHNSRGGEVNNNAAASSSVVHRVN